A window of Macrotis lagotis isolate mMagLag1 chromosome X, bilby.v1.9.chrom.fasta, whole genome shotgun sequence contains these coding sequences:
- the JUNB gene encoding transcription factor JunB — translation MCTKMEQPFYHDDSYPAAAYGRGSAGALGLHDYKLLKQNLALNLAAAADPYRGLKAPGHGRGPGPEDAGGAYFSGPPAPPQNEAPAGPAGSLKLASPELERLIAQNSNGLITTTPTPPGQYFYSRSVTEEQEGFADGFVKALDDLHKMNHVTPPNVSLSGGGGGGGGSGTAGPPAPPSSVYGPSALGPEPPPVYTNLTSYSASGGSGGAGAGAAGGYPTATISYLPHGPPFQGGHPAAVGLGARATGGAGPLAAFKEEPQTVPEARSRDGTPPVSPINMEDQERIKVERKRLRNRLAATKCRKRKLERIARLEDKVKTLKSENAGLSNTASLLREQVAQLKQKVLSHVNSGCQLLLAVKMQNF, via the coding sequence ATGTGCACGAAGATGGAGCAGCCTTTCTACCACGATGACTCGTACCCGGCGGCCGCTTATGGCCGGGGAAGCGCGGGCGCCCTGGGACTGCACGACTACAAGCTGCTGAAGCAGAACCTGGCGCTCAACCTGGCGGCGGCCGCCGACCCCTACCGCGGCCTCAAGGCGCCCGGGCacgggcgggggccggggccggaggaCGCCGGCGGCGCCTACTTTTCGGGGCCGCCGGCCCCCCCTCAGAACGAGGCCCCGGCCGGGCCAGCGGGCTCCCTGAAGCTCGCGTCCCCAGAGCTGGAGCGCCTCATAGCGCAGAACAGCAACGGGCTCATCACCACGACGCCCACGCCGCCGGGCCAGTACTTCTACTCGCGCAGCGTGACGGAGGAGCAGGAGGGGTTCGCAGATGGCTTCGTCAAGGCGCTGGACGACCTGCACAAGATGAACCACGTGACGCCCCCCAACGTGTCCctgagcggcggcggcggcggcggcggcggctccgggACCGCGGGGCCCCCCGCTCCCCCGAGTAGCGTCTACGGGCCCTCGGCCCTGGGCCCCGAGCCACCTCCTGTCTACACCAACCTCACCAGCTACAGCGCCAGTGGGGGTAGTGGGGGCGCGGGCGCAGGGGCCGCGGGCGGCTACCCTACTGCCACCATCAGCTACCTCCCCCACGGACCACCTTTCCAAGGGGGCCACCCGGCAGCCGTGGGGCTGGGCGCGCGGGCCACGGGAGGCGCGGGGCCGCTGGCGGCCTTCAAAGAGGAACCCCAGACGGTGCCCGAGGCGCGCAGCAGGGACGGGACGCCCCCCGTGTCTCCCATCAACATGGAGGACCAGGAGCGCATCAAGGTGGAGAGGAAACGACTGCGGAACCGGCTGGCGGCCACCAAATGCCGCAAACGGAAGCTGGAGCGCATCGCGCGACTCGAGGACAAGGTGAAGACGCTCAAGTCCGAAAACGCAGGGCTGTCGAACACCGCCAGCCTGCTCCGGGAACAGGTGGCGCAGCTCAAGCAGAAGGTGCTGAGCCACGTCAACAGCGGCTGCCAGCTGCTACTGGCCGTCAAGATGCAGAACTTCTGA
- the PRDX2 gene encoding peroxiredoxin-2, translating into MSSGNAHIGKPAPDFHATAVVDGAFKEVKLSDYKGKYLVIFFYPLDFTFVCPTEIIAFSDRVSDFHQLGCEVLGVSVDSQFTHLAWINTPRKEGGLGPLKIPLLADVTRNLARDYGVLKEDEGIAYRGLFIIDAKGLVRQITVNDLPVGRSVDEALRLVQAFQFTDEHGEVCPAGWKPGEDTIKPNVEDSKEYFSKNN; encoded by the exons ATGTCCTCTGGAAATGCTCACATTGGGAAACCGGCCCCTGACTTCCATGCCACTGCTGTGGTCGATGGGGCTTTCAAGGAGGTGAAGCTGTCAGATTATAAAG GAAAGTATCTGGTCATATTTTTCTACCCACTGGACTTCACCTTTGTATGCCCTACGGAGATCATTGCCTTCAGTGATAGGGTCTCTGATTTCCATCAGCTTGGCTGTGAAGTCCTTGGTGTGTCTGTGGATTCCCAGTTCACTCATCTGGCCTG GATCAATACCCCTCGAAAAGAGGGTGGCCTGGGTCCTTTGAAAATCCCTCTGCTGGCAGATGTAACCAGAAACCTAGCTCGAGATTACGGGGTGTTGAAGGAAGATGAAGGCATTGCCTACAG GGGCCTCTTTATCATTGATGCTAAGGGCCTTGTCCGCCAAATCACCGTCAATGACCTGCCTGTGGGACGCTCAGTGGATGAGGCTTTGCGACTAGTACAAGCgttccagtttacagatgagcATGGAGAAG TATGCCCAGCAGGCTGGAAGCCTGGAGAAGATACTATCAAGCCCAATGTGGAAGACAGCAAGGAATATTTCTCTAAGAACAACTAA
- the RNASEH2A gene encoding ribonuclease H2 subunit A, whose product MDLEDFERDNTGSCRLSSPVPELCRTEACCLGVDEAGRGPVLGPMVYGICFCPLSKLGDLEALKVADSKTLSEAERERLFGKLNQARDFVGWALDILSPNLISTSMQRRAKYNLNSLSHDTAMALVQLALDQGVRVTQVFVDTVGPADKYQQKLQERFPEVEVTVRPKADSLFPVVSAASICAKVARDQAVKRWKFLEDLGDLKMDYGSGYPNDPKTKEWLLQCLDPVFGFPQFVRFSWSTAQLILDGRAVPVRWEDSEEEAGGSPAAGKGSGTPSLLSYFARRQAPTERRQSHRFFHERGLETVADL is encoded by the exons ATGGATCTGGAGGACTTCGAGCGGGACAACACCGGCAGCTGCCGCCTGAGCTCGCCGGTGCCGGAGCTGTGCCGCACCGAGGCCTGCTGCCTGGGCGTCGACGAGGCCGGCAGGGGGCCCGTCCTGG GTCCTATGGTCTATGGCATCTGCTTTTGCCCCTTGTCCAAACTGGGTGATCTGGAGGCCCTGAAGGTGGCGG ACTCAAAGACCCTGTCggaggcagagagggagagactCTTTGGAAAGCTCAACCAAGCCCGAGACTTTGTGGGCTGGGCCTTGGACATCCTGTCCCCGAATCTCATCTCTACCAGCATGCAGAGGAG GGCCAAGTATAATCTGAACTCTCTTTCTCACGACACTGCTATGGCCTTGGTGCAGCTGGCTCTGGATCAGGGTGTGAGAGTCACTCAG GTGTTTGTGGACACAGTGGGGCCAGCTGATAAATACCAGCAAAAACTTCAGGAGAGGTTTCCAGAGGTCGAGGTGACCGTTCGACCTAAGGCTGACTCCCTCTTTCCTGTGGTTAGTGCTGCAAGCATATGTGCCAAG GTTGCCCGGGACCAAGCTGTGAAGAGATGGAAGTTTCTGGAAGACCTTGGGGACCTGAAAATGGATTATGGGTCTGGCTATCCCAATG ACCCCAAGACCAAGGAGTGGCTGTTGCAGTGCCTGGACCCTGTCTTTGGCTTTCCCCAGTTCGTCCGCTTTAGCTGGAGCACTGCTCAGCTCATCCTGGATGGCCGTGCTGTGCCTGTGCGCTG GGAGGATTCAGAGGAAGAGGCAGGAGGCTCACCAGCTGCTGGCAAGGGTTCTGGCACCCCCTCCCTTCTGTCCTACTTTGCCCGTAGACAAGCTCCCACAGAACGACGACAGTCTCACCGGTTCTTCCATGAGAGGGGGTTGGAGACAGTCGCTGACCTATAG